A genomic segment from Rhodohalobacter sp. SW132 encodes:
- a CDS encoding TolC family protein: protein MKSFLLTLLMLFLVNAPVLPGQSIQVSLDDVEQFAEKHSPEWEQFNHRLEFMVQGENADAVRLNPELHYDLEYLNSDPRSEREHFAFIEQELRTPSHFRNLRQYRDQRVEAINKEIKSSKSKWLADMRFGFIRIVLIKEQLSGLEQLQRLPDHFMEALELRSQEGETSLIEEQLLKMSRYQLQSLIRELELSLEQQKSEWLIRMGIDNDQHVEFVGSFSDPEITIPGKEELMVLLDQAPERQATDLARQSARQSIDLEESRRWPSFSVRAGYKTLNPDFHGFMAGVSIPIPLLNRNRPAIEQARAQERMSALTYSATVDRQNRQLNQAWDALYSIRSGLNELPEETAGTDNFINTLTVAYEEGEQSLNDVLNTLNMMADTHRTKFSQLEQAYEQVMIIEAVTGRSVLMAY, encoded by the coding sequence ATGAAATCATTTCTACTAACCTTACTGATGCTGTTTTTGGTCAATGCGCCAGTTCTCCCGGGCCAATCGATACAAGTTTCACTCGACGATGTTGAACAATTTGCTGAGAAACACAGTCCGGAGTGGGAGCAATTCAATCATCGCCTGGAATTTATGGTTCAGGGTGAAAATGCGGATGCAGTCAGACTAAACCCTGAACTGCATTACGATCTCGAATATCTGAATTCCGATCCGCGGTCCGAAAGGGAGCATTTTGCTTTCATTGAACAGGAACTCCGCACGCCAAGCCACTTTAGAAATTTGCGTCAATATCGCGACCAGCGAGTTGAAGCGATAAATAAGGAGATTAAATCCTCAAAATCGAAGTGGCTTGCAGACATGCGTTTCGGATTTATCAGGATTGTGCTTATCAAGGAACAACTTTCCGGACTTGAACAACTTCAGCGCCTGCCGGATCACTTTATGGAGGCGCTGGAGCTTCGTTCACAGGAGGGGGAAACTTCATTGATTGAAGAGCAGCTTCTGAAAATGAGCCGGTATCAGCTTCAGAGTTTGATCAGGGAGCTTGAGCTTTCTCTGGAACAACAGAAATCGGAATGGCTGATCAGAATGGGGATTGATAATGATCAACATGTAGAATTTGTAGGCTCGTTCAGCGACCCGGAAATCACGATTCCGGGAAAAGAAGAGCTGATGGTTTTGCTGGATCAGGCTCCGGAGCGACAGGCCACTGATCTTGCCCGGCAGAGCGCCCGGCAGTCGATTGATCTTGAAGAGAGCCGCCGCTGGCCCTCATTTAGTGTTCGGGCTGGTTATAAAACGCTGAACCCTGATTTTCATGGGTTCATGGCCGGAGTCTCAATTCCCATCCCGCTGCTGAACCGTAATCGTCCCGCCATTGAACAGGCCCGAGCACAGGAGCGAATGTCTGCACTCACATACTCGGCAACGGTAGATCGTCAGAACCGGCAGCTCAATCAGGCCTGGGATGCGCTTTACTCGATTCGATCCGGTCTTAACGAACTTCCGGAGGAAACTGCCGGAACTGACAATTTTATCAACACCCTCACTGTGGCATATGAGGAGGGGGAGCAATCTCTGAATGATGTTCTGAACACCCTGAATATGATGGCCGACACCCATCGCACAAAATTCAGCCAGCTTGAACAAGCCTATGAGCAGGTCATGATAATTGAGGCAGTAACCGGGAGGTCAGTTTTGATGGCGTATTAA